One window from the genome of Diospyros lotus cultivar Yz01 chromosome 11, ASM1463336v1, whole genome shotgun sequence encodes:
- the LOC127812804 gene encoding G-type lectin S-receptor-like serine/threonine-protein kinase At1g67520, whose product MGFLMSFIVWLSWNTTSLSVTASSDTLRQGDRLNSSSFLFSENQLFKLGFYTAELYSGRSYLAIWCKSDPANIPVWIGNRDTEIDHNSCVLAIDGAGNLIIADNVGKRIELYSAPSGINTTATLLNTGNLIVREVKSNDTESVLWQSFDYPSDTLLPGMKLGVNPRTSKKWTLTSWWNIEVGVTGAFTMEWDPIGRALIVRRRGMNFWTSGVLGDEGFEFLETSSYYILHEFRNVTSEDEYLYFSLRGEGSDRFISGWRLSDEGSIYESGMEISDGTLCYGYKNDFNKGCQLWQQPECRNQYQSFQKTSGMVEEPQNDRVGNLSFSDCKANCWDDCACFGFHYDVNATSCTFYRGNQSQFYEHLYGDPPERYLLTDHPDPPSFHVHSGRKWIWIVIPAISAFVLLVFGCLCYLRRRRRKIKLNGPRDDATDGYTDSENGENKSNNLRAFNFRDITVASNDFSPENELGKGGFGRVYKGKLPNGTEIAIKRLSGRSSQGVEEFKNELVLIAKLQHVNLVRLLGCCIHGDEKMLIYEYMPNKSLDYFLFDPIRKEQLAWQKRFSIIEGIAQGLLYLHKYSRLKIIHRDLKASNVLLDEQMNPKISDFGMARIFKQNVLEANTKRVVGTYGYMAPEYAMKGMFSIKSDVFSLGVLILEIVSGQRTNSFHQIDGPLTLIEHAWELWNKDAALELMDPMLTHSCTKQLLRCVHVSLLCVQDHAVDRPTIPDVISMLTNDSIALPQPKKPAFVFGKGVDEGGSNKSMLEKCSVNELSFSLEVPR is encoded by the exons ATGGGCTTTTTAATGTCTTTTATAGTCTGGCTGTCATGGAACACTACGTCCC TCTCTGTCACTGCATCGTCCGACACCCTCAGGCAAGGTGATCGCCTgaattcttcttccttccttttctcGGAGAATCAACTCTTCAAGCTTGGATTCTACACTGCGGAGCTGTATTCTGGTCGCAGTTACTTAGCAATATGGTGCAAGAGTGATCCGGCCAACATTCCAGTATGGATTGGCAACAGAGACACAGAAATTGACCACAATTCTTGTGTTTTGGCCATAGACGGTGCAGGTAATTTGATTATCGCAGATAATGTTGGGAAGCGGATTGAGCTATACAGCGCTCCAAGCGGCATCAACACAACTGCTACTCTATTGAACACCGGGAATCTCATTGTGAGAGAGGTGAAGAGCAATGATACTGAATCAGTGTTGTGGCAAAGCTTTGATTACCCTTCCGACACTCTTCTTCCTGGGATGAAATTAGGAGTGAATCCCAGGACCAGCAAGAAATGGACGCTTACGTCGTGGTGGAATATAGAGGTGGGAGTTACTGGGGCTTTCACCATGGAATGGGATCCCATCGGACGCGCGCTCATCGTTAGGCGCCGAGGGATGAATTTTTGGACCTCTGGGGTCTTAGGGGACGAAGGCTTtgagtttctagagacttcttCTTATTATATACTTCACGAATTTAGGAATGTTACGAGCGAGGATGAGTACTTATACTTTTCACTCCGCGGAGAGGGAAGTGATAGGTTTATATCGGGATGGCGGTTAAGTGATGAGGGGTCAATCTATGAATCCGGGATGGAGATTTCCGATGGCACTTTATGTTATGGCTACAAgaatgattttaataaggggTGTCAATTATGGCAACAGCCTGAGTGCAGGAATCAATACCAGTCGTTTCAGAAAACATCCGGGATGGTTGAAGAACCGCAAAATGATCGTGTTGGAAACTTGAGCTTCAGCGACTGTAAAGCCAACTGTTGGGATGATTGTGCTTGCTTTGGCTTTCACTATGATGTAAACGCAACTAGTTGTACATTTTATCGAGGAAATCAGAGTCAATTTTATGAGCATTTATACGGTGACCCACCAGAACGTTATCTTCTTACTGACCACCCAGACCCACCATCATTCCACGTACACTCGGGAAGGAAGTGGATATGGATTGTTATTCCTGCAATAAGTGCATTTGTTTTACTCGTCTTTGGTTGCTTGTGCTAcctaaggaggaggaggaggaagatcaAACTCAATG GGCCGCGTGATGATGCCACTGACGGATACACGGACTCGGAAAATGGTGAGAACAAGAGTAATAATCTCAGAGCATTTAATTTTCGAGACATAACTGTAGCTTCAAATGACTTCTCACCGGAAAACGAGCTCGGAAAGGGTGGTTTTGGACGCGTTTATAAG GGAAAGTTGCCGAACGGAACTGAGATAGCAATAAAGAGGCTCTCAGGAAGGTCGAGTCAGGGAGTAGAGGAGTTCAAGAATGAGCTCGTACTCATAGCCAAACTCCAGCATGTGAATCTGGTTCGTCTTCTAGGATGTTGCATTCATGGAGATGAGAAGATGCTTATCTATGAGTATATGCCCAACAAAAGTTTGGACTACTTTCTGTTTG ATCCTATTCGAAAGGAGCAACTCGCTTGGCAGAAACGTTTCAGCATCATTGAGGGAATAGCTCAAGGACTACTTTACCTTCATAAATACTCAAGACTGAAGATCATTCATAGAGATCTGAAAGCTAGTAACGTATTGCTTGACGAACAAATGAACCCCAAAATTTCTGACTTTGGTATGGCAAGAATTTTCAAGCAGAATGTGTTGGAAGCAAATACCAAAAGGGTTGTTGGAACTTA TGGCTACATGGCTCCTGAATATGCCATGAAGGGCATGTTCTCAATAAAATCTGATGTGTTCAGTTTGGGAGTGCTAATACTTGAAATTGTGAGTGGCCAGAGGACCAACAGTTTCCATCAAATTGACGGCCCACTTACCCTAATAGAACAT GCATGGGAATTATGGAACAAAGATGCGGCACTAGAGCTCATGGATCCAATGCTAACCCATTCATGCACAAAACAACTGCTAAGATGCGTTCATGTGTCTCTGTTATGTGTACAAGACCATGCAGTTGATAGGCCAACCATCCCAGATGTTATTTCCATGTTGACTAATGACTCCATTGCTTTGCCGCAGCCCAAAAAACCGGCATTTGTTTTTGGAAAAGGGGTTGATGAGGGAGGTTCAAACAAAAGCATGCTGGAAAAATGTTCAGTGAACGAGCTTTCCTTTTCTTTGGAGGTTCCCAGATAG